From the Hippocampus zosterae strain Florida chromosome 13, ASM2543408v3, whole genome shotgun sequence genome, the window cagaacgatcagatatCAGTAAAACTTGCCTAATAAACAGGATAGCTAACCATAAACGGTTGAGGCAGGTAAATAACCTACGGAGGATGATGATTTATTCGGTTGAGCCATCCGGAAGTAAACATTTCCGCGTATAGAAAATAAAGAGCAGAGAAGTTGCATAAAAACAAAGACGCACTACATCTGTAAACCTGTAAATCTGGAAAATACGCCAACTCAAATCCCATTCAAACAAAACTAAAGAATACCCGCCTGTTCACAAGACAGTTTGCTCAGGCTGCTGGTGACTCCCACAACCAGACTTGGTTTACACTGTCTTCACCGGAAGATCCTGCGCACTTAGGATTTCAATTCTTAAGATGTAGGGCACCAAATCACTGCTCAAACATGTAACATTGGCAGTCTGTGGACAAAGTCTCAGTAGCAATAAATGTATTATCATTTCACAATCGGACACAATACGCTCCCGGTGTACCTTGTGGAGTTATAGGTTGTCATTGCTTCTTAAAAAAGGTACTTTTCACAGATTGTCATCAGATATATTTCTTTTTACAGGTAATTAATTTCCCCACTTTTATGATTTAGTcatatcttttctttttttattccttgGTCATCTGACAGATGGAATGATTGGCCAGGTGTCACCAGAAGCATTCTTCTCCAGACTGCAGACAGAGGGCAAAAAAGCAGAAGCCGAGTCCGAGGTCAGTGCTAAACTATTTAAATACGTTTACTTCACATAtgagtttaattcattcagtgaTAAAACCTGTCActcattttactaaatcagtaCAGTGCAGCCCACATTCGTACCCATGAGCAATTTATTTTCTCCCAATtttcttcaatttaaaaaaaaaaatctattttgcaGAGATAGGTCTTGGCCGACTGTGGTTTgatcataaagaaaaaaatattaataatacatACAGTACGTCTAATTGAATACATGCATCAAttcattactattattattacagtaatcccttgctatttcacggttcgtttatcgcggcttcagtgcattgccgattttttcaaacatattcataaaaaaaatatatatatatatatatatatatatatatacatgtgtggcggcccggtagcccagtggttagcacgtgggcttcacagtgcagaggtaccgggttcgattccagctccggcctccctgtgtggagtttgcatgttctccccgggcctgcgtgggttttctccgggtgctccggtttcctcccacattccaaaaatatgcatggcaggctgattgaacactctctaaattgtccctaggtgtgagtgtgagtgcgattggttgttcgtttctgtgtgccctgcgattggctggcaaccgattcagggtgtccccccgcccacACCCCGAAAagatctgggataggctccagcaccccccgcgaccctagtgaggatcaagcggctcggaagatgaatgaatgaatatatacatgtacatgtatacgtatatactgtacgtacgagtatgtatgtatatatatatatatatatatatatatatatatatatatatatatagagggcggcccggtagtccagtggttagcacgtcggcttcacagtgcagaggtaccgggttcgattccagcttcggcctccctgtgtagagtttgcatgttctccccgggcctgcgtgggttttctccgggtgctccggtttcctcccacattccaaaaacatgcgtggcaggctgattgaacactctaaattgtccctatgtgtgagtgtgagcctggatatttgttcgtctctgtgtgccctgcgattggctggcaaccgattcagggtgtcccccgcctactgcccggagacggctgggatgggctccagcaccccccgcgaccctagtgaggatcaagcggctcggaagatgaatgaatgaatgaatatatacatgtacatgtatatatacatgtatatacgtACGAGTCATATAGAGCAACATGTATATTGTCTGGCGCTAAAAAAGTATGCAGAAAAGTACTTCATATACAAATGAAATTAAGAGCAGATGTTTGAATTCTTAAAAAAGATAAGTGTGAAAAAACACACGGATTTTGACCGACTCTGATGAGCGAATGCCCCATCagtcatgaacctcaccgcatgtCACCGGTCTGTCTTACAGGTTCTCGCCGATATATTTCTGGAGGGCTCTCTGCCATTGGACTCATTCCTTGACCGCTTCCTGCCTCTACGTTCCCTTGCTCACAAAAGACGTGTGCGGATAGAGAAATTCCAGGAGGTCATGCGACAGACAAGAGAGATTGAACCCGCagctacatcatcatcatcaccaggaATTAGCCATGGCCCTCCAGTTAATCACTGGAATCCACAAATGGCAACAGCAGCAAATCAGCAGCACCAAGCAAACAACAAATGCCAGACCTCCACTTACTATAATGCTTCCCAACCTCTTCCTTCATCTACGGGGGCTTCCTGTGGCGTCCCCTACCTCCAATGTCCTTCTGCTCCTTCCTGCACTCCTCCACCAGTTGCGTTATTGGCAACAGGCACTGGCCCAGTCCTTCCCTCATCACAAGCAGTATCATCTGCAGGCTTACCTTTTGCTCCGGCGGGGAGCTCCACTGCTCCCAGGCCAGCATTTAGACCGATATCTTCAGCCCCTTGCCCTTATCCAACGCAGTCATCTTTTTCCGCCCCAAATCCAGGATCAGCTTTTGGCCAATACACACGGAACCCCCCCCAAAGCAATACTGCAGTATACGCAGCTTCATATGGTGACGGTGGTTATAATTATCCAGCCAGTTCTGCTTATTACAATTCTCAGTCACCAACCGAAAGACCAATTTGCAGACCCGGAAATGGAGTACCGCAGCCATATTTTTGAAAGTATCGACTGCTCCTTTTTCCTACTATGTCCTAATTCCACACACTTAATCCACCCTTTGCTGACGGGTTTCTCAGCCTAGTTGCTAACCCCCTCTTGTCTCTGTGTCATCTACTGTGATCTTTTCTTCAACTTTCAGATTTTAggttattttgtcttttaataTTATGGTGGTTTTATTTATTCCCGTAACCCCCACACCCTAGTCTCAGGTTGTTTGTGGTTCTTAAAACAGAGATGAGAGACTCTAAGTTATATGACATGACTTGAGTCAGACTCAAGTTTGCTATTTTTAGGATCTGCGGGTTTGCATGCCAAaaacttgatttgacttgattgGGACTTGATATCTAAAGGCGTTTCCACAAGAGACGGCCTCGCTTAGCCCTGGATGTTGGCTTTTCCACTGGACTTTTTTGCGGCTGGGAACTGCTTTTCAGAACCATCGGAGGTGGTTTtcaaactgtgtttttttttttttgaaatgcagGTCCGAGCGCGTCTGTGTCAAGCAAGGAACTCCGCCGCCCATGTCCTGGTTTTAGACCAGCCGCCCGCTGGCCATCTGCAAAGTCATAAATATACagaatatacattcattcattcattcattcattcattcatcttccgagccgcttgatcctcactagggtcgcgggggtgctggagcctatcccagggcagtaggcgggggacaccctgaatcggttgccagccaatcgcagggcacacagaaacgaacaaccattcgcactcacactcacaactagggacaatttagagtgttcaatcagcctgccacgcatgtttttggaatgtgggaggaaaccggagcacccggagaaaacccacgcaggcccagggagaacatgcaaactccacacagggaggccggagctggaatcgaacccggtacctctgcactgtgaagccgacgtgctaaccactggactaccaggccgccccacaGAATATACAATAAATAGAATTTGGACACCATCGTTGAACCATATTTACTTAAAATTTCATGTGTACTCATGGGTGCATTTTGGATGATGTTGCAAGGGTGCATACGCACCTCTTGATTGCCGAGTCTCATTCACTTAAATGAGAGGTCTCCAGAGGCGAGCCTCCTCGTCGCCCCTCTGGAACTACCCATCGTTCCCCCAACCCCACAGGGAATGGCAGCTTTGGATGAACGCCGGAGGCCTCCAGATGCCGCAGAGTGAGGTCGATGAGCCACTGACTCGCAGAGGCGGCCAATTGAATGAGTTAGCTCTCCAAAATGAATGAGCCCTGGCGCCGAGCTTTGCATGCAGCTTGCGAAATCGCGATCCCGCACTTTCATCCATGTTACATATGTAATTGGAAATATGGTTCAGTGTTGTAAGACACAAAGAATGTCTGCTGTATGCACTGTATTTTTGTCTTGACAGTGGCTGGCTGTCTCACTTGTCTTAAAGCCGGAAAGTGATTTTATGTCTATGTGAAAACGTTTGAGCATTGTTGAGCTGCACTTTGcaacaatcagaatcagaatcatctttattggccaagtatgtagaacacgcaaggaatttgtctccggtataacacgctgcactagtatcatcgtaaacaacaaaatcattgaaccattttagagtacaccagtagttttgtagtaccattttgtagtacaagaagagtgactacgtcagtgactgtttaaggagttaatggctagagggaagaagctgtttaagtgtctactggatttggtgcgcatggatctgtagcgtctgcctgaagggagtggctggaaaaggtggtgggcagggtgcggaggGTCCAGggggattttccgtgcccttgtcttgattcttgcagtgtgcaagtcctcaagagtgggtgcCACATCGTGCAACGACAATTCATATTTACTATCTCCCCCAAAACGGTGGCTTTGACTCGCCATTTGCGAAATGTCATTAAACATGCTGCGAGTGTAAATCATGCAGCATAAGCTTGCACTGTTTCATCCCGCTGTGTGCCTGTCGTCATGGAAAAGCAACGGCGGCCTTGTTGTGTAGTGCTCAGCATAATGGAGTGAGGTAGTATGTATGGGGCTGATAGGGGCAAATGGCGTCATAAGTGACTTGACTTAAACTATATGACTTGACAAGTCATCTTTAACAAGATGACTTGTCAAGTACTTTGTACTTGACTTTACTTTCAAAGTACTTGTACTTTGAAATCTGCATTTTAacagtttgccttttttttttttgaaggaaagaaaaactatttttttttccattcacggCAACCCAGTCAGCAGCTGTGACCGAATATCCACTCTTATTTCCCAACTCCTGAGTCACTTTATACTTTGTGTAGAAATATATAGTTGTCACCTCATTCTTTTTATCGATTCGGACAGCCAGCTCACTAGGTGCGCCTCGTCGCATATCAGGTGACCACGCATCTATCATGATACTCTGGCGCATTAAGCTCTCTGACTATtgtgaataacaaaaaaaaaacacattttaaacgaCCTGTATTTTATTTCCCTTGAACATATTTTCCGCCATGTTGTTTTCCTGCTTTCAATGCATTGTGGTCCAAATCAACCTGTTAAGTTAACATCAATGTACTTTTCCAAGTGCATTATAGGTTATTTTCATTGCGCTACATTTATCCTCCCTGGCCATTCGGACTCCCCTGCAAAATGATGTAACCCCTTAATAGTGCACTATATACTGTAGGGAGTGTAGGGCAATAGTGTGCACATTCTGACAGAGCCAGCGTCACTTGTTGGTGTGATTTAGCGGTGGTGGAAACAACTTGTAAGATCACTATTTAGAATGAATGGATTAAAGGCTTCATATTGGCACTTATATAATAGGTCTGTATGTAAAACGGTGGTAGTGGGTTTCGTCCATCCTTGTAATCATCCCTACCTGGGTCAAGTACCTACAGAGGCCCATTTAAGGACTGAAAGAAACAAGCCCAGGCTGTTTGGCGTGTGTAAACCTCCAATACACTACTTCAGACTGAATGTGAAATATCACGACACATCGCTTGTCTCGTGCGCACTTGTACTCCATCCCAAAAAAAGCTAACTCATCACCAGTCAATCTGATGATCCATGGTGGTTGTGTTGGCAGCTTCTAATGCATCACCGGTCaccca encodes:
- the vps37c gene encoding vacuolar protein sorting-associated protein 37C, which codes for MEKILDLSQSELHELLDHPEKVASMAHESDEIQNIHLEREMALASNRSLAEQNLAMRPDLESRREVLVERYLQLEAIRETYKEHHAIIDGMIGQVSPEAFFSRLQTEGKKAEAESEVLADIFLEGSLPLDSFLDRFLPLRSLAHKRRVRIEKFQEVMRQTREIEPAATSSSSPGISHGPPVNHWNPQMATAANQQHQANNKCQTSTYYNASQPLPSSTGASCGVPYLQCPSAPSCTPPPVALLATGTGPVLPSSQAVSSAGLPFAPAGSSTAPRPAFRPISSAPCPYPTQSSFSAPNPGSAFGQYTRNPPQSNTAVYAASYGDGGYNYPASSAYYNSQSPTERPICRPGNGVPQPYF